In a genomic window of Tissierella sp. Yu-01:
- a CDS encoding GDSL-type esterase/lipase family protein: MRRFMICFLICVLAIGITACENVSHEKDTAAMFRNSVFIGDSITEGFAFNEIIPKECVIAGAGATAGFTYDDIDALPDKNPDNIFIMLGSIDILMPVDDPKELFKDDLTKLVKRIKEELPNSKIYLQSITPVTEDAFIEEPRYKEIEEYNELLKELGEKLAVNYVDIGVLAQDNPDLYAEDGIHFKKEFYNLWLEELFKSM, from the coding sequence ATGAGAAGATTTATGATTTGTTTTTTGATTTGTGTTCTTGCAATAGGTATAACTGCCTGTGAGAATGTATCCCATGAAAAAGATACTGCAGCTATGTTTAGAAACAGTGTGTTTATCGGAGATTCCATTACCGAAGGCTTTGCTTTTAATGAAATTATACCCAAAGAATGTGTAATAGCTGGTGCTGGAGCCACAGCTGGTTTTACCTATGATGATATTGATGCTTTACCAGATAAAAATCCTGATAACATCTTTATCATGTTGGGATCAATTGATATTCTCATGCCTGTGGATGATCCTAAAGAATTGTTTAAAGATGATTTAACAAAACTGGTTAAAAGGATAAAGGAAGAACTGCCTAACAGTAAAATATATCTTCAATCAATTACACCTGTGACAGAGGATGCATTTATAGAAGAGCCACGCTATAAAGAAATAGAAGAATATAACGAACTCTTAAAGGAGTTGGGGGAGAAATTGGCGGTTAACTATGTGGACATAGGTGTGTTGGCACAGGATAATCCTGATTTATATGCTGAAGATGGAATTCACTTTAAAAAAGAATTTTATAATCTGTGGCTGGAGGAGCTTTTTAAATCAATGTAA